In the Pseudomonas orientalis genome, one interval contains:
- a CDS encoding efflux RND transporter permease subunit translates to MSEGRFNLSALAVRERSITVFLIFLIAVAGILSFFQLGRAEDPPFTVKQLTVITAWPGATAQEMQDQVAEPLEKRLQELKWYDRSETYTRPGLAFTMLSLLDSTPPSQVQEEFYQARKKLDDEAIKLPAGVIGPMVNDEFSDVTFALFALKAKGEPQRLLVRDAESLRQRLLHVPGVKKVNIIGEQPERIFVSFSHDRLATLGVSPQDIFAALNNQNVLTPAGSIETQGPEVFLRLDGAFDKLQKIRDTPITLQGRTLKLSDVATIERGYEDPKTFLVRNNGEEALLLGIVMREGWNGLDLGKALDAETVKINQGMPLGMALTKVTDQAVNIDSAVGEFMVKFFVALLVVMLVCFLSMGWRVGVVVAAAVPLTLAVVFVVMEATGKNFDRITLGSLILALGLLVDDAIIAIEMMVVKMEEGYDRIKASAYAWSHTAAPMLSGTLVTVIGFMPNGFAQSTAGEYTSNMFWIVGIALIASWVVAVVFTPYLGVKMLPDIKTVEGGHAAIYNTRHYNRFRRVLARVIARKWLVAVTVITLFVVSILGMGLVKKQFFPTSDRPEVLIEVQMPYGTSIEQTSATSAKIEAWLQQQDEAKIVTAYIGQGAPRFYLAMAPELPDPSFAKIVVLTDSQEAREALKFRLREAAAEGLAPQARVRVTQLVFGPYSPFPVAYRVMGPDPVKLREIAGQVQDVLQASPMMRTVNTDWGQLTPTLHFNLDQDRLQAVGLTSSAVAQQLQFLLAGVPITAVREDIRSVQVIGRAAGAIRLDPARIEGFTLVGTAGQRIPLSQVGQVDVRMEDPILRRRDRTPTITVRGDIAEDLQPPDVSSAMVKELQPIIDKLPDGYRIEQAGAIEESGKAGKAMLPLFPIMIAMTLLVIILQVRSISAMIMVFLTSPLGLIGVVPILLIFQQPFGINALVGLIALSGILMRNTLILIGQIHHNEQEGLDPFHAVVEATVQRARPVLLTAMAAILAFIPLTHSVFWGTLAYTLIGGTLVGTIMTLVFLPAMYAIWFKIRP, encoded by the coding sequence ATGAGCGAAGGGCGTTTCAATCTTTCGGCGCTCGCCGTACGCGAGCGTTCGATCACGGTGTTCTTGATCTTCCTGATTGCCGTTGCGGGCATCCTGTCCTTCTTCCAGTTGGGACGTGCGGAAGATCCTCCTTTTACGGTCAAGCAGTTGACGGTCATCACCGCGTGGCCGGGGGCGACGGCCCAGGAGATGCAGGACCAGGTCGCGGAACCCCTTGAAAAACGCCTGCAGGAGCTGAAGTGGTACGACCGCTCGGAAACCTATACCCGCCCAGGCCTGGCGTTCACGATGCTGTCATTGCTCGATAGCACGCCGCCGTCGCAGGTGCAGGAGGAGTTCTATCAGGCCCGTAAAAAACTCGATGATGAGGCGATAAAACTACCGGCCGGTGTCATAGGGCCGATGGTCAACGACGAATTCTCGGACGTGACATTCGCCCTGTTTGCCCTGAAAGCCAAAGGCGAGCCACAGCGCCTGTTGGTGCGCGATGCCGAATCGTTGCGCCAGCGCCTGCTGCATGTGCCGGGTGTGAAGAAGGTCAATATCATCGGGGAGCAGCCCGAACGTATCTTTGTCTCGTTTTCCCATGATCGCCTGGCCACCCTGGGCGTATCGCCTCAGGACATTTTTGCCGCACTGAACAATCAGAATGTGCTCACGCCCGCAGGTTCCATTGAAACCCAAGGGCCCGAAGTGTTCCTGCGCCTGGATGGCGCCTTCGACAAGCTGCAGAAGATTCGCGACACACCTATTACGCTCCAGGGACGCACGCTCAAGCTCTCTGATGTGGCGACGATCGAACGGGGTTACGAAGATCCCAAAACCTTTCTCGTGCGTAACAACGGTGAAGAGGCGTTGCTGCTGGGGATCGTGATGCGCGAGGGCTGGAACGGCCTGGACCTCGGCAAGGCGCTGGATGCGGAGACGGTCAAGATCAACCAGGGCATGCCGCTGGGCATGGCGCTTACCAAAGTCACCGATCAAGCGGTGAATATCGACTCGGCCGTCGGCGAGTTCATGGTCAAGTTCTTCGTCGCACTGCTCGTGGTGATGCTGGTGTGTTTTCTCAGCATGGGCTGGCGTGTCGGCGTTGTGGTGGCGGCCGCTGTGCCGTTGACGCTGGCCGTGGTGTTTGTGGTGATGGAAGCCACCGGGAAGAATTTTGACCGGATTACCCTCGGCTCGTTGATCCTGGCGCTCGGCCTGCTGGTGGACGACGCCATCATCGCTATCGAAATGATGGTGGTAAAAATGGAGGAGGGCTACGACCGCATCAAGGCGTCCGCGTACGCCTGGAGCCATACGGCGGCGCCGATGCTGTCCGGCACCCTGGTGACGGTGATCGGCTTTATGCCCAACGGCTTCGCGCAATCGACCGCCGGCGAGTACACCAGCAACATGTTCTGGATTGTCGGCATTGCGCTCATCGCCTCGTGGGTGGTGGCCGTGGTCTTCACCCCGTATCTGGGCGTGAAGATGCTGCCGGACATCAAGACGGTCGAAGGTGGCCACGCCGCCATCTACAACACCCGTCATTACAACCGCTTCCGCCGGGTGTTGGCGCGGGTCATTGCGCGCAAATGGCTGGTGGCCGTTACCGTCATCACGTTGTTTGTGGTGTCGATCCTTGGCATGGGGCTGGTCAAGAAGCAGTTCTTCCCGACCTCGGACCGTCCCGAGGTGCTGATTGAAGTGCAAATGCCCTATGGCACCTCCATTGAGCAGACCAGCGCCACCAGCGCCAAGATAGAGGCCTGGCTGCAACAGCAGGATGAGGCAAAAATCGTCACGGCCTACATCGGGCAAGGTGCACCGCGCTTCTATCTGGCGATGGCACCGGAACTGCCGGATCCGTCATTCGCGAAAATCGTGGTGCTGACGGACAGCCAGGAGGCCCGTGAGGCCCTCAAGTTCCGTCTGCGCGAGGCGGCTGCCGAAGGCCTTGCGCCGCAAGCGCGGGTCAGGGTCACCCAACTGGTATTTGGTCCGTACTCGCCATTCCCTGTTGCCTACCGGGTGATGGGGCCTGATCCGGTAAAACTTCGCGAAATCGCCGGCCAGGTACAGGATGTATTGCAGGCCAGTCCGATGATGAGAACCGTCAACACCGACTGGGGCCAGCTGACGCCGACGTTGCATTTCAACCTGGACCAGGACCGCTTGCAGGCCGTGGGGTTGACGTCAAGCGCGGTTGCACAGCAACTGCAGTTCCTGCTGGCGGGCGTGCCGATCACGGCGGTGCGCGAGGACATCCGTTCAGTGCAGGTGATAGGCCGCGCGGCAGGCGCTATCCGCCTTGATCCCGCCCGGATAGAAGGCTTTACCCTGGTGGGCACGGCGGGTCAGCGGATTCCATTGTCCCAGGTCGGGCAGGTCGACGTACGTATGGAGGACCCGATCCTTCGCCGTCGTGACCGCACACCGACCATCACCGTACGCGGCGACATCGCCGAGGACCTGCAGCCGCCGGATGTGTCGAGCGCGATGGTGAAGGAGCTGCAGCCGATCATCGACAAGCTGCCTGATGGCTATCGGATCGAGCAAGCGGGTGCAATCGAGGAGTCGGGTAAGGCCGGTAAAGCAATGTTGCCGCTATTCCCGATCATGATTGCCATGACCCTGCTGGTCATCATTTTGCAGGTCCGCTCAATCTCCGCGATGATCATGGTGTTCCTCACCTCACCGCTGGGGTTGATTGGCGTAGTACCAATATTATTAATCTTCCAGCAACCCTTTGGGATCAACGCACTGGTCGGGCTGATCGCGCTGTCAGGCATCCTAATGCGCAATACGCTGATTCTGATCGGGCAAATCCATCACAACGAACAAGAAGGGCTGGACCCTTTTCATGCGGTGGTCGAAGCCACGGTACAACGGGCCCGACCGGTATTGCTGACCGCGATGGCGGCCATCCTGGCGTTCATCCCGCTGACCCATTCCGTCTTCTGGGGGACTTTGGCCTACACACTGATCGGAGGCACGTTGGTCGGGACCATCATGACGTTGGTGTTCCTGCCGGCGATGTACGCCATCTGGTTCAAGATCCGCCCTTAG
- a CDS encoding efflux RND transporter periplasmic adaptor subunit translates to MRRLRPVPIAACLLPLVLTACGDSSTAEDPRTQPPLVRSAAVQGSSAISRSFTGVVAARTQGDLGFRVSGKILERLVDTGQTVKRGQPLMRLDPIDLGLQARAQQESVIAAKARAKQTADDEARYRDLVAAGAISASAYDQIKAAADTAKAQLGAAQAQADVARNASGYAVLVADTDGVVVETLAEPGQVVSPGQPVVRLARAGQREAIVHLPETVRPAAGSSAQATLYGSTTGAVTARLRLLSDAADRMTRTFEARYVLEGALANAPIGSTVTLRIAEGAAQGPVLQVPIAAIYNPGKGAGVWVIAGTPAKVTWRPVQVLGLSDDSARVAGDLKEGEPVVALGAHLLRDGEAVRLAQQDDATVAGTHP, encoded by the coding sequence ATGCGCCGGCTTCGACCTGTCCCTATTGCCGCTTGCTTGTTGCCGCTTGTCCTGACGGCATGTGGCGACTCATCCACCGCTGAAGATCCGCGCACGCAGCCCCCGCTGGTGAGGTCGGCAGCCGTTCAGGGTTCCTCCGCGATCTCGCGTTCATTCACCGGGGTGGTCGCTGCCCGTACTCAGGGCGATTTGGGCTTTCGGGTGTCCGGCAAGATCCTTGAGCGTCTGGTTGACACCGGCCAGACCGTCAAGCGTGGCCAGCCGCTCATGCGCCTCGACCCGATTGACCTGGGTTTACAGGCGCGGGCACAACAAGAGTCAGTCATTGCCGCGAAAGCCCGAGCCAAGCAGACCGCGGATGACGAAGCGCGCTACCGTGACCTGGTCGCTGCAGGCGCGATCTCTGCATCGGCCTATGACCAGATCAAAGCGGCGGCCGATACCGCCAAGGCGCAACTGGGCGCCGCGCAAGCGCAGGCTGACGTCGCCCGCAATGCTTCGGGTTACGCGGTGTTGGTCGCCGATACCGACGGCGTCGTGGTGGAGACGCTCGCCGAGCCTGGGCAAGTCGTCAGCCCGGGGCAGCCGGTGGTTCGGCTCGCGAGGGCAGGGCAGCGCGAAGCGATCGTGCATCTGCCCGAGACCGTGCGCCCGGCAGCCGGGTCTTCTGCGCAAGCGACACTTTATGGCAGTACCACCGGCGCTGTTACTGCAAGGCTCAGGCTGCTGTCGGACGCGGCGGACCGTATGACTCGCACCTTCGAGGCGCGGTATGTGCTGGAGGGCGCGCTGGCGAATGCACCGATTGGTTCGACCGTCACCCTCAGGATTGCCGAAGGCGCGGCTCAGGGGCCGGTGTTGCAAGTGCCCATTGCGGCCATTTATAACCCAGGCAAGGGGGCAGGGGTGTGGGTCATCGCCGGGACACCCGCGAAGGTGACCTGGCGACCTGTCCAGGTCCTGGGTTTGAGCGACGACTCGGCCCGCGTTGCAGGCGACCTCAAGGAAGGTGAGCCTGTCGTTGCCTTGGGCGCCCACCTGCTGCGCGATGGCGAAGCGGTGCGGCTGGCTCAACAGGATGACGCCACGGTTGCGGGGACGCATCCATGA
- a CDS encoding efflux transporter outer membrane subunit, with protein MPSPRPLALLMSASLMVGCSVGPDYQRPNPALPERYMGQAAIEHRPSPTQASLVAWWRSFGDPQLADFVAKALAQNLDLAQAAARVTQARAGLGAANAALLPSGNISGQAARSYQSVETPLGQVLNSTPGFDRYASAYELNLDASWEVDVFGGLRRGREAALAEYQASEAGAAATRLAIAAQTADIYITVRGLQARLDIANRQVKTQEQLLEKVQLLYGKGLAASYEVRQTQGALAQVQATVPALRTGLDAAMNALDVILGTPPGTHRRQLASQGTIPLAPQLNDTGTPADLLRRRPDLIVAERRLAASNARIGEATAEYYPKFSLGALLGSATAVSGGNLFTSGASQSAGVLGLRWRLFDFGRINARIDQAKGQEAEALAAYRQSVLRATEDVENAFSALVNREAQATTLTTGEDALTQARQSSFTAYEKGTASLIDVLHADETLLRASDARAQAQTESARAAVAAFRALGGGWQEAPERQPVATR; from the coding sequence ATGCCCTCCCCTCGCCCCCTTGCTCTTTTGATGAGCGCCAGCCTTATGGTCGGTTGCTCGGTCGGTCCGGACTACCAACGACCGAACCCTGCGCTCCCCGAGCGATATATGGGCCAGGCCGCGATTGAACACAGGCCGAGTCCCACGCAGGCCAGCCTGGTCGCGTGGTGGAGAAGCTTTGGGGATCCCCAGCTAGCCGACTTCGTCGCTAAAGCCCTTGCGCAGAACCTGGACCTGGCACAAGCGGCGGCGCGAGTCACGCAAGCGCGGGCAGGACTGGGCGCTGCCAATGCCGCTTTACTGCCCTCGGGAAACATCAGTGGTCAGGCCGCGCGCTCCTATCAGTCCGTCGAGACGCCACTGGGCCAGGTGTTGAATTCAACCCCTGGCTTTGATCGATACGCAAGCGCCTACGAGCTCAACCTTGATGCGAGCTGGGAGGTGGATGTGTTTGGCGGCCTGCGACGCGGGCGCGAGGCCGCACTGGCGGAGTACCAGGCCTCCGAGGCCGGCGCTGCCGCCACACGCCTGGCCATCGCGGCGCAGACGGCTGATATCTACATCACGGTCCGGGGATTGCAGGCCCGGCTGGACATCGCCAACCGACAAGTCAAAACCCAGGAGCAACTGTTGGAAAAAGTCCAACTGCTCTACGGCAAAGGCCTCGCCGCCAGCTATGAGGTTCGCCAAACGCAGGGCGCGCTGGCGCAAGTCCAGGCGACAGTACCGGCCCTGCGAACCGGCCTGGATGCCGCCATGAACGCCCTTGATGTGATCCTCGGCACACCTCCTGGCACACATCGAAGACAATTGGCGAGTCAGGGCACGATTCCTCTGGCGCCGCAACTGAACGACACAGGAACGCCTGCCGATCTGCTGCGCCGCCGGCCAGATCTGATTGTGGCTGAGCGCCGCCTTGCGGCCTCCAACGCACGCATTGGTGAGGCCACTGCGGAGTATTACCCGAAGTTTTCACTTGGCGCATTGCTCGGCAGCGCCACGGCCGTATCCGGCGGCAACCTGTTTACCAGTGGTGCCAGCCAGTCGGCCGGCGTCCTGGGGCTGCGCTGGAGGCTTTTCGATTTCGGCCGCATAAACGCCCGGATTGATCAAGCCAAGGGGCAGGAAGCCGAAGCGCTCGCCGCTTACCGTCAGTCGGTACTGCGTGCCACCGAGGATGTCGAAAACGCCTTCTCCGCACTGGTGAACCGGGAGGCCCAGGCAACCACCCTCACCACAGGCGAAGACGCTCTGACACAGGCCCGCCAATCGTCGTTCACGGCCTATGAAAAGGGTACAGCCAGCCTGATTGATGTTCTGCACGCCGACGAGACCTTGCTACGGGCGTCCGACGCACGCGCGCAAGCTCAAACAGAATCGGCGCGGGCGGCGGTCGCCGCCTTCAGAGCGCTCGGCGGTGGCTGGCAAGAAGCGCCTGAACGCCAGCCTGTGGCGACTCGATAA
- a CDS encoding OmpP1/FadL family transporter: MKKILLKSPLGLAVVLASSSVLASGFALNEQSISGMGSGFAGRSSSAEDASTVFGNPAGMARLKSEQVSVGGATLFAKSDISHTRSTFGGQEDGDMVPVTTVPMGYYVKPIDEHWAFGVGFYVPFGLMTDYGSGFAGRYYANKSEVTTLTFQPTVSYAFNDKVSMGFGPTINRISGELSAMVPNPLSPGRNDGKLKSTGDDTALGFNVGILVQATDRTRLGVTYHSKVSYRLDAKTKVTDGLFSVLGVNGRSYDASLEVDTPESVDMSMTHQLDDDWTLYAGSTWTRWSRFKELTSETRGLPAVLNAQLGSVTEQQNWHDTWAHAIGAAYKLNDQWVLRSGFSVDQSPTNNTDRGPRIPTGDRKVFSVGAGWTPADNVTIDVAYSYLWEESVQINHVSATRGAYSSKYKNSANGLGASVSYRF; the protein is encoded by the coding sequence ATGAAAAAAATCCTCCTCAAAAGTCCGCTTGGGCTGGCTGTCGTGCTTGCTTCTTCCAGTGTGTTGGCCAGCGGTTTTGCGCTCAACGAACAGAGCATCAGTGGGATGGGCTCCGGGTTCGCCGGTCGTTCTTCTTCTGCCGAGGATGCGAGCACCGTCTTCGGTAACCCGGCGGGCATGGCGCGCTTGAAAAGCGAGCAGGTCAGCGTGGGCGGCGCGACGCTGTTCGCGAAGTCCGATATAAGCCACACGCGCAGTACATTCGGTGGTCAGGAAGACGGCGACATGGTGCCGGTGACCACGGTGCCGATGGGGTACTACGTCAAGCCGATTGATGAGCATTGGGCTTTCGGCGTGGGGTTCTATGTGCCGTTTGGTCTGATGACCGATTACGGCAGCGGTTTTGCCGGCCGCTACTACGCCAACAAAAGCGAGGTGACGACCCTTACGTTTCAGCCCACCGTCAGCTATGCCTTCAACGATAAAGTGTCGATGGGGTTCGGTCCCACCATCAACCGCATCAGCGGTGAGCTGTCTGCAATGGTGCCCAATCCGCTCAGCCCCGGCCGCAATGATGGGAAGCTCAAAAGTACCGGGGATGACACGGCTCTGGGTTTCAACGTCGGTATTTTGGTGCAGGCTACAGACCGAACACGTCTGGGGGTGACCTACCATTCCAAGGTCAGCTACCGCCTGGATGCCAAGACCAAGGTCACTGACGGGCTCTTCAGTGTGCTGGGGGTGAACGGCCGCAGCTATGACGCTTCGTTGGAAGTGGACACGCCAGAATCCGTGGATATGTCGATGACTCATCAACTGGATGACGACTGGACCCTGTACGCAGGGAGCACCTGGACTCGGTGGAGTCGGTTCAAGGAATTGACCAGCGAGACCAGGGGATTGCCTGCTGTGTTGAATGCTCAACTGGGTTCCGTCACCGAACAGCAGAACTGGCACGATACCTGGGCTCACGCGATCGGCGCGGCGTACAAGCTCAATGACCAGTGGGTGCTTCGTTCCGGCTTTTCGGTCGATCAGTCACCCACCAATAACACTGATCGAGGGCCACGCATCCCTACGGGCGACCGTAAGGTGTTCAGCGTCGGGGCAGGCTGGACCCCGGCAGACAACGTCACGATCGATGTCGCTTATTCTTACCTGTGGGAAGAGAGTGTCCAGATCAACCACGTCTCCGCGACCCGGGGCGCATACAGTTCCAAGTATAAAAACAGCGCGAACGGCCTTGGGGCATCGGTCAGTTATCGGTTCTGA
- a CDS encoding TetR/AcrR family transcriptional regulator, with protein MNQPSISSRGVRGPADHDIRDQIVSAANQHFSQYGYSKTTVSDLAKAIGFSKAYIYKFFDSKQAIGEAICANCLAEIVAAVEQAIDAEGISSTERFRRLVKTLISTGVSLFFNDRKLYDIAAFAASESWPSSQVYDAQIKRFVLQIVREGRESGEFERKTPLDETVDSIHFALRPFVNPLLLQYNLDFVETAPTLTSNLILRSLMP; from the coding sequence ATGAACCAACCCTCTATTTCCTCGCGCGGCGTTCGCGGCCCAGCCGATCATGACATTCGCGATCAGATTGTCTCCGCCGCCAACCAGCATTTCAGCCAGTATGGCTACAGCAAAACCACGGTCTCCGACCTGGCTAAAGCTATTGGTTTTTCCAAGGCTTACATCTACAAGTTTTTTGATTCCAAGCAAGCGATTGGGGAAGCTATCTGCGCCAACTGCCTGGCTGAAATTGTTGCGGCGGTCGAACAGGCCATAGACGCTGAGGGTATTTCGTCGACAGAGCGCTTTCGACGCCTGGTCAAAACGTTGATTTCCACGGGTGTAAGCCTGTTCTTCAATGACCGAAAACTCTACGATATCGCGGCGTTTGCCGCATCGGAGAGCTGGCCGAGTTCGCAGGTATACGACGCCCAGATCAAGCGCTTCGTGCTGCAAATCGTGCGTGAAGGGCGGGAAAGCGGCGAATTTGAACGCAAGACACCACTGGATGAAACGGTAGACTCCATACATTTTGCATTGCGGCCTTTCGTCAACCCTTTGCTGCTTCAATACAATCTCGACTTCGTTGAGACAGCCCCGACCCTTACCTCGAACCTGATCCTGCGTAGCCTCATGCCATGA
- a CDS encoding SDR family oxidoreductase, whose translation MTHTALVVGASGIVGSAITQLLIDNNWQVAALSRHPSQAPGVIPVAADLQDPASLEQALAGLKPTHVFITTWSRQATEAENIRVNAAMVRNVLTAIRPAKSVEHVALVTGLKHYLGPFEAYGKGSLPHTPFREDQPRLDIENFYYAQEDELFAAAEQDGFTWSVHRPHTVTGVAVGNAMNMATTLAVYASICKHTNRPFVFPGSRVQWDSLTDMTDARQLAKQQLWAATTPAAANQAFNVTNGDVFRWKWMWGRIADYFDVSAADYPASPSPLEQQMADDQAVWTQIVAERGLKESDISRLISPWHTDADLGRPIEVVTDMSKSRALGFTAYQASDQAFFDVFDQLRERRLIP comes from the coding sequence ATGACCCATACAGCTTTGGTTGTGGGCGCCAGCGGCATCGTCGGCAGCGCCATCACTCAGTTACTCATCGACAACAACTGGCAGGTCGCCGCGCTGTCCAGGCACCCGTCTCAGGCGCCAGGCGTGATACCTGTCGCGGCAGACCTACAGGATCCTGCTTCGCTGGAACAGGCGCTCGCGGGGTTGAAACCTACGCATGTGTTCATTACCACATGGTCACGGCAAGCCACGGAAGCCGAGAACATTCGCGTCAATGCCGCCATGGTTCGCAACGTACTAACCGCCATCCGGCCGGCCAAAAGCGTCGAGCACGTAGCGTTAGTGACTGGCCTGAAACACTATCTCGGCCCATTCGAGGCCTATGGTAAAGGCAGCCTCCCGCACACACCGTTTCGCGAAGATCAGCCTCGTCTGGATATCGAAAACTTCTACTACGCCCAGGAAGACGAACTCTTCGCCGCGGCTGAACAGGACGGCTTCACCTGGAGCGTTCATCGCCCGCATACCGTCACCGGGGTTGCCGTGGGCAACGCGATGAACATGGCCACCACCCTCGCCGTCTATGCCTCGATTTGCAAACACACCAATCGTCCCTTTGTATTTCCCGGTTCACGCGTGCAGTGGGACAGCCTCACCGATATGACGGATGCACGGCAGTTGGCCAAACAACAATTGTGGGCGGCCACCACGCCGGCTGCGGCCAATCAGGCATTCAACGTCACCAACGGCGATGTGTTTCGCTGGAAATGGATGTGGGGCCGCATCGCCGACTACTTCGACGTGTCCGCTGCCGATTATCCCGCTTCACCCTCCCCCCTTGAGCAGCAGATGGCTGACGATCAGGCCGTGTGGACGCAAATAGTCGCGGAACGTGGGCTGAAAGAATCCGATATCAGCCGCCTGATATCTCCCTGGCATACCGATGCAGACCTGGGTCGACCCATCGAAGTTGTCACGGATATGTCGAAGAGCCGTGCCCTGGGCTTCACCGCCTACCAGGCGAGCGATCAAGCGTTTTTCGACGTGTTCGACCAACTACGCGAGAGACGCTTGATACCCTAG
- a CDS encoding DUF1349 domain-containing protein: MWRKANWLNKPNLYQTFTDGSLEVVTGAQTDFWRETHYGFIRDSGHFLGFATSAAFTAQVRVNADFRELYDQAGIMVRLDERTWLKAGMENNDGTPMISSVLTQGQSDWAPGCFPGNPNDFWLRITVSEGALRLQYSTDGVTWPLLRLAPFPEAKTYTVGPMCCTPQRQGLKVKFSEWSLSQPLGRDLHDLS; encoded by the coding sequence ATTTGGCGCAAGGCTAATTGGCTGAATAAACCGAACCTTTACCAAACCTTCACTGACGGTTCCCTGGAGGTAGTGACCGGCGCCCAAACCGACTTTTGGCGCGAAACGCACTACGGATTCATACGCGATAGCGGGCATTTCCTGGGATTTGCTACTTCAGCAGCCTTTACGGCCCAGGTCAGAGTCAACGCTGACTTTCGCGAGTTGTACGATCAAGCAGGCATTATGGTCCGGCTCGATGAGAGGACTTGGCTCAAGGCAGGCATGGAAAACAATGACGGAACGCCGATGATCAGCAGCGTGCTGACCCAAGGCCAGTCGGACTGGGCGCCTGGCTGCTTCCCCGGCAACCCGAACGATTTTTGGCTTCGCATCACCGTTTCCGAGGGTGCGCTGCGCTTGCAGTATTCAACAGATGGGGTGACTTGGCCATTGCTCAGGCTTGCACCTTTTCCAGAGGCGAAAACCTATACGGTTGGTCCCATGTGCTGCACACCGCAGCGCCAGGGTTTGAAGGTCAAGTTTTCTGAGTGGTCTTTAAGCCAGCCTCTCGGGCGAGATCTGCATGATTTGAGCTAG
- a CDS encoding acyl-homoserine-lactone synthase, with amino-acid sequence MHMEEHTLSAMSDELKLMLGRFRHEQFVEKLGWRLPIPPHQAGYEWDQYDTEYARYLLAFNEQRSIVGCARLIPTTLPNLLEGVFSHTCAGTPPRHAAIWEMTRFTTCEPQLAMPLFWETLKTASLAGADAIVGIVNSTMERYYKINGVNYERLGPVITHQDEKILAIKLSAHREHHRGARLPSAFMSEDLLKRSA; translated from the coding sequence ATGCACATGGAAGAGCATACGCTGAGCGCTATGAGCGACGAGCTTAAACTTATGCTGGGCCGCTTTCGGCATGAACAATTCGTCGAGAAACTGGGATGGCGATTGCCTATACCGCCGCATCAGGCCGGTTATGAATGGGATCAATACGATACCGAGTACGCTCGCTACCTGTTGGCCTTCAACGAACAGCGATCAATCGTAGGCTGCGCCCGTCTCATACCCACCACGCTCCCCAACCTGCTGGAAGGCGTCTTCAGCCATACCTGCGCCGGCACACCGCCCAGGCATGCTGCCATCTGGGAAATGACGCGCTTCACCACTTGCGAGCCGCAACTGGCCATGCCTTTGTTCTGGGAAACCCTCAAGACCGCGAGCCTGGCGGGCGCCGATGCCATCGTCGGTATCGTCAACAGCACGATGGAACGCTATTACAAAATCAACGGGGTCAACTACGAACGCCTGGGGCCAGTCATCACTCACCAGGACGAAAAAATCCTCGCCATCAAGCTATCGGCTCACCGTGAACACCACCGTGGGGCCCGCTTACCTTCAGCCTTCATGTCCGAGGACTTATTAAAGCGCAGCGCTTGA
- a CDS encoding autoinducer binding domain-containing protein, with protein sequence MELGQLLGWDAYFYSIFAQAINMEEFTVVALRALRELRFDFFAYGMCSATPFMRPKTYMYGNYPQHWIQRYQSANYAKIDPTVKHSKVSSAPILWSNELFRDCPGLWSEANDSNLCHGLAQPSFNTQGRVGVLSLARKDNAISLQEFEALKPVTKAFAAAALEKISALEGDIRVFNTDVEFSERECDVLRWTADGKTSEEIGVIMGVCADTVNYHHRNIQRKIGASNRVQAVSYAVALGYI encoded by the coding sequence ATGGAATTAGGACAGTTGTTGGGGTGGGATGCTTATTTTTACAGTATTTTTGCACAAGCCATAAACATGGAGGAGTTCACAGTTGTTGCATTGAGGGCTTTGCGGGAACTGCGGTTTGATTTTTTTGCCTATGGCATGTGCAGCGCGACGCCGTTCATGCGGCCCAAGACGTATATGTACGGCAATTACCCCCAGCACTGGATACAGCGCTACCAATCCGCAAACTACGCGAAGATCGACCCCACGGTAAAACACAGCAAGGTGTCGTCGGCTCCCATTTTGTGGAGCAACGAGTTGTTCCGGGACTGCCCGGGCCTGTGGTCTGAAGCCAACGACTCGAATCTGTGCCATGGCCTGGCCCAGCCTTCGTTCAACACCCAGGGACGTGTCGGGGTGTTGAGCCTGGCACGTAAGGACAACGCCATCAGTCTTCAGGAATTCGAAGCATTGAAGCCTGTAACCAAAGCGTTTGCGGCTGCGGCCCTGGAGAAAATTTCCGCGCTGGAGGGTGACATTCGTGTGTTCAACACCGATGTGGAATTCAGCGAACGCGAATGTGATGTGCTGCGCTGGACTGCGGATGGCAAAACCTCGGAGGAAATTGGCGTGATCATGGGCGTGTGCGCCGATACCGTGAACTACCATCACCGCAACATCCAGCGCAAGATCGGCGCCAGCAACCGCGTGCAGGCGGTGTCTTACGCCGTTGCGCTGGGCTATATCTGA